In a genomic window of Methanosarcina horonobensis HB-1 = JCM 15518:
- a CDS encoding outer membrane protein assembly factor BamB family protein — protein sequence MKKNLIYVILFLFASLFVFASVASATEIVLDTEYHHLGDDFKEELNPDDPEGLIYTTIFTLDPSVDIESAELTLTGRSVVPGPTDEFLDKVYLNNIEIGSLNDYVQTETSDSAAVNITIPVHFSYFNSGNNTIKISAGSNANGSNYDDFEFSNLSLYLSETEPVTLTPPLKVAWTYKLPWEFGCEKPAVKILAVDGILYICEEYEENIIALDAETGEQLWNKESSADLAYKNGILYAVCPSKIDALDAKTGELLWSRESPDIWWENPLIFGKTLFVSTPYEMRIAAIDIENGNLRWEQELENSMSDLVVNEDFVVISNYLGLIALDTKTGEEVWRYTDLSEYSYSPFLYKDMVYIKGKGDIIALFAESGENIWKKNIGEWASIVEIKNDRILVNTNTPVLLNASTGEVLEELPYSLPASSFVITDKYVYSTGQYNIKVFDSSTGEPVWSSSRIKGTTVSDPTLYKDKLYLVSTEGILYAFDHGEGGLLFTRGLENSATFYYPPIAISGMLLLLVILLKQNKNRAFFFGLWLIALVEVLLLSLKVIDPYICAWEVLGILAFLTFWSLPVIFLVGVIFLYYGIWRRKKKSDERSPDFQNGSKLD from the coding sequence GTGAAGAAAAATCTGATATATGTCATACTATTTTTATTCGCTTCTTTATTCGTTTTCGCTTCAGTTGCTTCAGCAACTGAAATAGTTCTCGACACCGAGTACCACCATCTTGGTGATGATTTTAAAGAAGAATTGAATCCGGATGATCCTGAAGGGTTGATTTACACAACAATTTTTACTCTGGACCCTTCGGTGGATATAGAAAGTGCAGAACTCACATTGACTGGCAGAAGTGTCGTTCCAGGGCCAACAGATGAATTTTTAGATAAAGTATATCTCAATAATATAGAAATTGGATCCCTTAACGACTATGTTCAGACAGAAACTTCGGATTCTGCTGCAGTAAACATCACAATTCCGGTTCATTTTTCTTATTTTAATTCCGGAAATAATACCATAAAAATCAGTGCCGGGAGTAATGCTAATGGCAGTAATTACGATGATTTTGAATTCTCTAATCTTTCACTTTATCTAAGTGAAACTGAACCTGTAACCCTGACTCCACCTTTAAAAGTTGCTTGGACCTATAAATTGCCCTGGGAGTTTGGGTGTGAAAAGCCGGCCGTGAAAATCCTTGCTGTGGACGGGATTCTCTACATTTGCGAGGAGTATGAAGAGAATATTATAGCTCTGGATGCGGAAACCGGAGAACAACTCTGGAATAAAGAGTCGAGTGCTGACCTGGCGTATAAGAATGGGATTTTGTATGCAGTGTGCCCTTCAAAGATTGATGCACTGGATGCAAAAACCGGTGAGCTGTTATGGAGTAGAGAATCTCCAGATATCTGGTGGGAAAATCCTCTCATTTTTGGGAAGACGCTGTTTGTCAGCACGCCCTACGAGATGCGTATAGCTGCAATTGATATTGAAAATGGGAACTTAAGGTGGGAACAGGAACTTGAAAATTCGATGTCAGATCTGGTAGTGAATGAGGACTTTGTAGTGATTAGTAATTATTTGGGTTTAATTGCACTAGATACAAAAACAGGGGAGGAAGTTTGGAGATATACAGATTTAAGTGAATACTCTTACAGTCCTTTCCTTTACAAAGATATGGTCTATATTAAAGGCAAAGGAGACATTATCGCACTATTTGCTGAGTCTGGTGAGAATATTTGGAAGAAAAATATTGGTGAGTGGGCCAGTATCGTTGAAATAAAAAATGACAGAATACTCGTTAATACCAACACACCTGTCCTGTTAAATGCAAGCACTGGAGAAGTTTTGGAAGAGCTTCCTTATTCACTGCCTGCCTCATCATTCGTGATTACTGATAAATATGTATATTCCACAGGCCAGTACAATATAAAAGTCTTTGACTCCAGTACAGGGGAACCCGTATGGAGCAGCAGCAGAATAAAAGGTACCACAGTATCGGATCCAACACTGTACAAAGACAAATTATACCTGGTTTCAACTGAGGGTATACTGTATGCCTTTGATCACGGAGAAGGAGGGCTGCTCTTTACCAGAGGGCTCGAGAATTCTGCTACTTTCTATTATCCCCCGATTGCTATCTCCGGAATGCTTCTTCTGCTGGTAATACTTCTGAAACAAAATAAAAACAGAGCCTTCTTTTTTGGTTTATGGCTGATAGCTTTAGTTGAGGTTCTTTTGCTTTCTCTTAAAGTTATTGACCCATATATCTGTGCGTGGGAAGTACTGGGAATACTGGCTTTTCTAACCTTCTGGTCTCTGCCTGTAATCTTTCTGGTTGGTGTTATATTTTTGTATTATGGGATCTGGAGAAGAAAAAAGAAGAGTGATGAAAGATCTCCTGATTTTCAAAATGGAAGCAAACTGGATTAA
- a CDS encoding HEAT repeat domain-containing protein, protein MRTGKSKTTLKTSFMFFALIIIQLSLFSGIHTAIAISEEPEIEALIKDLNAQDVDVKADSVKVLVEIGEPAVEPLIQALGAEDPEIRENAAITLGKIKDERAIKPLFCLLTDEEWEVEKAATDALIAIGEPAVEPLIEILQNENEDIFLQMKAVQVLAGIKDERAIQPMIQALKENPELDADLGYHLGLMGEPAVEPLIGVLGDNDPKVRARAAEALGRIGDKRAIGPLTETLNDEDERVRLFAKMGLEKIEAQKKNTLIATYGTEREFYIEDQTREWFEQLHTTCELSRNNMELYFYPQGPVISYGCSIENCLTVGILEGSEINNSTLDNIYSIFDQSGNEIGVNDVPVVFSYEVFVQEDEGTITKEAEELEITEESEGAEEANKTEGSAENARIPVSIPGFRAILTLSGVLLSARIRSRS, encoded by the coding sequence ATGAGGACTGGGAAGTCAAAGACTACCTTAAAAACTAGTTTCATGTTTTTTGCATTGATAATTATTCAATTATCTCTTTTTTCCGGAATTCACACGGCCATTGCTATTTCAGAGGAACCAGAAATAGAGGCTTTAATCAAGGATCTTAACGCGCAGGATGTAGATGTTAAAGCAGACTCCGTAAAAGTCCTGGTCGAAATCGGTGAGCCTGCAGTTGAGCCTTTGATTCAGGCACTTGGAGCTGAAGACCCGGAAATTCGGGAAAATGCAGCCATCACTCTCGGCAAAATAAAGGATGAAAGAGCCATAAAGCCGCTCTTCTGTCTACTGACAGATGAAGAATGGGAAGTTGAAAAAGCCGCAACTGATGCCCTTATTGCAATCGGAGAACCTGCTGTAGAACCTCTCATCGAAATTTTGCAGAATGAAAATGAGGATATTTTTCTCCAGATGAAGGCGGTTCAAGTCCTTGCCGGGATCAAAGATGAAAGAGCAATCCAGCCCATGATTCAGGCGCTGAAAGAAAATCCGGAACTTGATGCAGATCTGGGTTATCATCTGGGTCTGATGGGTGAACCAGCCGTAGAGCCTCTAATCGGGGTTCTTGGGGACAATGATCCTAAAGTCCGCGCACGTGCGGCAGAAGCTCTTGGTAGGATAGGAGACAAGCGTGCAATTGGACCGCTTACGGAAACTCTGAACGATGAAGATGAAAGAGTTCGCTTATTTGCAAAAATGGGACTTGAAAAAATTGAAGCTCAAAAGAAAAATACGTTGATCGCGACTTATGGAACAGAACGTGAGTTCTATATCGAAGACCAGACCCGAGAATGGTTCGAACAACTTCATACTACCTGCGAACTTTCAAGGAACAATATGGAGCTTTACTTTTATCCTCAGGGACCGGTTATAAGTTATGGCTGTAGCATCGAGAATTGTTTAACTGTAGGAATTCTGGAAGGTTCAGAAATTAATAATTCGACTCTAGATAATATTTACAGCATATTTGACCAGTCGGGAAATGAGATAGGGGTTAATGATGTGCCTGTCGTGTTCAGCTATGAAGTATTTGTTCAAGAAGATGAAGGAACTATAACCAAGGAAGCAGAAGAGCTAGAAATAACCGAAGAATCAGAAGGAGCTGAAGAAGCTAACAAAACTGAAGGATCGGCAGAAAATGCACGGATACCCGTGAGTATTCCTGGTTTCAGGGCAATACTTACTTTGTCAGGAGTTTTGCTTTCAGCCCGCATTAGAAGCAGAAGCTGA
- a CDS encoding DUF4013 domain-containing protein codes for MVIIIETISFSEAFKYPFKIPKRLLYILLLIIPIIGWFALFGYIVRLINEFIEGRYEGLIKLDFTEDLKLGFMVFLKALPFYIVYMIILFAAMYVNEAFGNLVNLLLGFFVIPMLAVNFFRKQTVESFFEFDILKVVRDNIGEYIITILKQYALAIIFAVLSIVLIGIPAIFFTNSIFIANMYGRLVEKKEDSSL; via the coding sequence ATGGTGATTATTATAGAAACCATAAGTTTTTCTGAAGCTTTCAAATATCCTTTCAAAATCCCGAAAAGGCTTCTTTATATACTCCTATTAATTATTCCCATTATAGGATGGTTTGCACTTTTCGGATATATTGTAAGGCTTATCAATGAATTTATTGAAGGCAGGTATGAAGGGCTTATCAAACTCGATTTTACGGAGGACCTGAAACTTGGGTTCATGGTTTTCCTGAAAGCTCTTCCCTTCTACATAGTATATATGATTATATTGTTTGCTGCGATGTATGTCAATGAAGCTTTCGGAAATCTCGTCAACCTGCTGTTAGGGTTCTTTGTGATACCAATGCTTGCGGTTAACTTTTTCAGGAAGCAGACAGTTGAGTCTTTCTTTGAGTTTGATATCCTGAAAGTTGTCAGGGATAATATCGGGGAGTATATCATCACAATACTGAAACAGTATGCTCTTGCTATTATCTTTGCAGTGCTTTCGATCGTACTCATCGGCATACCTGCAATCTTCTTTACAAACTCGATATTCATCGCAAATATGTACGGAAGGTTAGTAGAAAAGAAAGAAGATTCGAGTCTGTAA
- the pyrG gene encoding glutamine hydrolyzing CTP synthase, which translates to MKYIVVTGGVMSGLGKGITIASIGRNLKNKGYKVTAIKIDPYINIDAGTMSPYQHGEVFVLRDGGEVDLDLGNYERFLDTELTRDHNLTTGKVYQEVIAKERRGDYLGKTVQIIPHITNEIKNKIRKVAARSGADICLVEIGGTVGDIESMPFLEAVRQMHREEPSENIVFIHVTLVMEDLQGEQKTKPSQHSVKELRALGLSPEVIVARSKTPLQESAKEKIALFCDVPQELVISAYDADDIYDVPLTIEEQGLTTRLMKHLKLESCVEDSGWSEMVARMKSTTDEVKLAIVGKYTNLEDSYLSILEAVKHGGIDNACKVEVNMVEAETLEEDPAEVEKLKQFDGILIPGGFGGRGTEGKMLAIKFARENDIPFLGICLGMQLAVIEFARNVVNLEKANSTEFDEDTPYPVIDILPEQTGVADMGGTMRLGDYDAILKEGSIATKLYETNYIVERHRHRYEVNPEFVDRLESFGMVFSGKNKNRMEIAEIPDKLFFFASQFHPEFRSRPGRPSPPFKGLIRAMCKYRKEREGKQGQ; encoded by the coding sequence ATGAAGTACATTGTAGTTACCGGTGGGGTGATGAGCGGGCTTGGGAAAGGCATCACCATTGCATCCATCGGCAGGAACCTGAAAAATAAAGGTTATAAAGTTACGGCTATCAAGATCGATCCATACATCAATATTGATGCAGGTACCATGAGCCCCTACCAGCACGGGGAAGTTTTTGTACTCAGGGATGGAGGTGAGGTTGACCTGGATCTTGGAAACTATGAGAGGTTCCTTGACACGGAACTTACCAGAGACCACAACCTCACCACAGGCAAGGTTTACCAGGAAGTAATTGCCAAGGAAAGAAGAGGAGATTACCTTGGAAAGACCGTCCAGATCATCCCCCATATAACAAATGAGATCAAGAACAAAATAAGAAAGGTTGCAGCCAGAAGTGGGGCCGATATCTGTCTTGTTGAGATCGGGGGGACTGTGGGAGACATTGAAAGTATGCCTTTCCTTGAAGCAGTCCGCCAGATGCACAGAGAAGAACCTTCCGAAAATATCGTTTTTATCCATGTGACTCTTGTAATGGAAGACCTGCAGGGCGAGCAGAAAACCAAGCCTTCTCAGCATTCAGTAAAAGAGCTCAGAGCTCTTGGACTGAGCCCGGAAGTAATTGTTGCAAGATCAAAGACTCCTCTACAGGAAAGTGCCAAAGAAAAAATCGCTCTTTTCTGTGATGTGCCTCAGGAACTGGTCATAAGTGCCTATGATGCCGATGATATTTATGACGTGCCTCTTACGATTGAAGAGCAGGGCCTGACCACCAGGCTCATGAAGCATCTGAAGCTGGAGTCCTGTGTTGAGGACAGTGGATGGAGCGAAATGGTTGCAAGGATGAAATCCACAACCGACGAAGTCAAACTGGCAATTGTAGGCAAATACACGAATCTTGAAGACTCCTATCTCAGCATCCTTGAGGCTGTTAAGCACGGTGGAATTGATAACGCCTGCAAAGTTGAAGTTAATATGGTTGAAGCTGAGACCCTTGAAGAAGACCCTGCAGAGGTCGAGAAGCTCAAACAGTTTGATGGTATCCTGATTCCTGGTGGTTTTGGAGGACGTGGGACCGAAGGCAAGATGCTTGCAATCAAATTTGCCAGGGAAAACGATATTCCATTCCTTGGAATCTGTCTGGGAATGCAGCTTGCTGTAATTGAGTTTGCAAGAAACGTTGTGAACCTTGAAAAGGCAAACAGCACGGAGTTTGATGAAGATACTCCTTATCCCGTAATTGACATCCTGCCTGAGCAAACCGGAGTTGCGGATATGGGCGGTACTATGCGCCTTGGAGACTACGATGCTATCCTTAAGGAAGGCTCGATTGCCACAAAGCTTTATGAAACCAATTACATTGTCGAGCGCCACCGCCACAGGTATGAAGTAAACCCCGAGTTTGTTGACAGACTTGAGTCCTTTGGCATGGTTTTTTCCGGCAAAAACAAAAATAGAATGGAGATTGCCGAGATCCCTGACAAGCTTTTCTTCTTTGCATCTCAGTTCCATCCGGAGTTCAGGTCAAGACCTGGAAGACCGTCTCCTCCATTTAAGGGTCTCATCAGGGCAATGTGTAAATACAGAAAAGAAAGAGAAGGTAAGCAGGGACAGTAA
- a CDS encoding DUF7524 family protein — protein MEQIFQNVVINRQEINSIEFENESIEIPLYPGGEQTFEILITNYGSPTHIHLSVSEELKGQITFLRDNPYVLQKEYISAVARIPQEGRVLTKGQIYITAGYGSKKKGFPVQLGKVEARPQEPQKDEPGKWEEDTDELLKPSKPSITAEPIKKASRPRTSGSGFVGISSSALKNFKGGLSASSGKRTRRGMGQNERFPFVLALGGFLLLVFLFFLYFMLPAGLQFSVSFAQALLFSILFVTCTTYILLKFMEEG, from the coding sequence TTGGAACAGATATTCCAGAATGTTGTCATCAACCGGCAGGAAATAAACTCAATTGAGTTTGAAAACGAAAGTATTGAAATCCCCCTTTATCCAGGCGGAGAGCAGACCTTTGAAATCCTTATTACAAACTACGGATCTCCAACCCATATTCACCTCTCAGTGAGCGAAGAACTGAAAGGCCAGATCACATTTTTGCGAGACAATCCTTACGTGCTCCAGAAAGAGTATATTTCTGCAGTTGCAAGAATCCCTCAGGAAGGCAGGGTACTTACAAAGGGTCAGATATATATCACTGCAGGTTACGGCTCAAAGAAGAAAGGTTTTCCAGTCCAGCTTGGAAAGGTCGAGGCAAGACCACAGGAGCCCCAAAAGGACGAGCCCGGTAAATGGGAAGAGGATACTGATGAGTTGTTAAAGCCTTCAAAGCCTTCAATAACTGCGGAGCCTATAAAAAAAGCCTCTCGCCCGCGGACATCGGGGAGTGGTTTTGTTGGGATCTCATCTTCAGCCCTCAAGAACTTTAAAGGGGGGCTCTCGGCCTCATCGGGAAAAAGGACTAGAAGAGGTATGGGACAGAATGAAAGGTTCCCCTTTGTCCTGGCTCTGGGAGGGTTTTTACTGCTTGTATTCTTGTTTTTCCTCTATTTCATGCTGCCAGCCGGGCTTCAGTTCAGCGTGAGTTTTGCTCAGGCTCTTCTATTCTCAATTCTGTTTGTAACCTGCACAACCTATATTTTATTAAAATTTATGGAGGAAGGTTAA
- a CDS encoding methytransferase partner Trm112, translated as MKKDLMDILACPVCKGDLILNVVEENEEEVISGTLYCPICKEHYPIDEGIPNLLPADLRN; from the coding sequence GTGAAAAAAGATCTTATGGATATTCTGGCCTGCCCTGTGTGTAAGGGCGACCTGATTTTGAACGTTGTTGAAGAAAATGAAGAAGAGGTCATATCCGGAACCCTCTACTGCCCTATCTGCAAAGAGCATTATCCCATAGATGAGGGGATTCCGAATTTGCTTCCTGCAGACCTCAGGAACTGA
- the cooS gene encoding anaerobic carbon-monoxide dehydrogenase catalytic subunit, translated as MKLTVFEKSIDPATQSMLEKAENEGIETVWDRYEKQLPQCSFGQLGICCRNCNMGPCRIDPFGEGADKGICGATADIIVARNLLRMIAAGAAAHSDHARDAVLTFKKMSEGEAGSYGIKGEAKLFSLASEYGILAEGKSREEVAGELANALLTEFGKQNGPLLCTRRAPGSRRRLWAELGIEPRGIDREIVECMHRTHMGVDNDATHILLHGLRTGLSDGWGGSMIATDVQDILFGTPEPKKSTVNLGVLSPDKVNVIVHGHEPILSEMIVETAEDPELLGLAKEKGAAGINVAGICCTGNETLMRHGTPIAGTFLQQELAVITGAVEAMVVDVQCIMPSLGSLTGCYHTKFISTSPKADFPGTLRMEFHEEKAYETAKEIVKTAVENFPNRNLEKVNIPEEKQECMVGFSAEAILKALGGSPAPLIEAIAGGAVKGIGAVVGCNNVKIQHNYGHVNLVKELIRNNVLVVTTGCNAIACAEAGLLVPEAAVLAGNGLKGICEALDIPPVLHMGSCVDISRILVLASAIANSLGVDISDLPAAGAAPEWMSEKAVSIGAYVVSSGVFTVLGTVPPVLGSQAVTSLLTKGLDGVIGASFAVEPDPFKAADMMLERIEGKRKALGLK; from the coding sequence ATGAAATTGACGGTGTTTGAGAAAAGCATTGACCCTGCGACCCAGAGCATGCTGGAGAAAGCAGAAAACGAAGGTATAGAGACTGTATGGGACAGGTATGAAAAGCAACTTCCTCAGTGCAGTTTTGGACAACTGGGGATTTGTTGCAGGAACTGCAATATGGGTCCCTGCAGGATAGATCCCTTCGGTGAAGGGGCTGATAAAGGGATATGCGGCGCGACTGCAGATATTATTGTTGCTCGAAATCTCTTAAGGATGATTGCCGCAGGAGCGGCCGCCCACTCTGACCATGCAAGGGATGCGGTGTTAACCTTTAAGAAAATGAGCGAAGGAGAAGCTGGAAGCTATGGGATAAAAGGCGAAGCAAAACTGTTCTCCCTTGCCTCGGAATACGGGATCCTTGCAGAAGGAAAAAGCCGTGAAGAAGTGGCAGGCGAACTTGCAAATGCGTTGCTTACGGAGTTTGGAAAACAGAATGGGCCTCTTTTATGCACAAGGCGGGCGCCCGGATCAAGGCGCAGACTCTGGGCAGAGCTCGGGATAGAACCCAGAGGAATTGACCGGGAAATTGTAGAATGTATGCACAGAACCCATATGGGAGTGGACAATGATGCAACCCATATCCTGCTGCATGGGCTGCGTACAGGGCTTTCGGACGGTTGGGGAGGTTCCATGATTGCAACCGATGTCCAGGATATTCTCTTCGGGACTCCGGAGCCTAAGAAAAGCACTGTAAATCTTGGAGTGCTTTCCCCTGATAAAGTAAATGTAATTGTCCATGGGCATGAACCAATCCTTTCAGAAATGATTGTGGAAACTGCGGAAGACCCCGAACTTCTTGGACTTGCAAAGGAGAAAGGAGCAGCCGGAATCAATGTTGCTGGAATCTGTTGTACCGGAAACGAAACCCTGATGCGTCACGGGACACCCATAGCAGGCACCTTCCTCCAGCAGGAACTAGCAGTAATTACAGGGGCTGTGGAAGCTATGGTTGTGGATGTCCAGTGCATTATGCCTTCTCTTGGAAGCCTTACTGGCTGCTATCATACAAAATTCATATCCACATCTCCAAAAGCCGATTTCCCCGGAACTTTGAGAATGGAATTCCATGAAGAGAAGGCTTATGAAACTGCAAAAGAGATTGTAAAAACAGCTGTAGAAAACTTCCCAAACAGGAATCTCGAAAAGGTAAATATCCCGGAAGAAAAGCAGGAATGTATGGTTGGTTTCAGCGCGGAAGCAATCCTTAAAGCTCTTGGCGGAAGTCCTGCCCCTCTTATTGAAGCGATCGCCGGAGGCGCAGTGAAAGGAATCGGAGCAGTTGTGGGATGCAATAACGTAAAGATCCAGCACAATTACGGGCATGTGAACCTCGTAAAAGAGCTGATTAGAAATAATGTCCTGGTAGTGACTACAGGCTGCAATGCAATTGCATGCGCCGAAGCCGGGCTCCTTGTGCCTGAAGCCGCTGTTCTGGCAGGAAACGGACTTAAAGGTATCTGCGAAGCTCTTGACATTCCTCCTGTCCTGCATATGGGTTCCTGTGTTGATATTAGCCGCATCCTGGTGCTTGCCTCGGCAATTGCAAACAGCCTGGGAGTGGATATAAGCGACCTCCCGGCTGCCGGCGCAGCCCCTGAATGGATGAGCGAAAAAGCCGTGAGTATAGGTGCTTATGTTGTTTCTTCGGGAGTGTTCACCGTACTCGGAACGGTTCCACCTGTCCTTGGCAGCCAGGCAGTTACATCCCTTCTGACAAAAGGTCTGGACGGCGTTATTGGTGCAAGCTTTGCAGTTGAGCCTGATCCTTTCAAAGCTGCAGACATGATGCTTGAACGTATTGAAGGAAAAAGAAAAGCACTGGGCTTGAAATAA
- a CDS encoding 4Fe-4S dicluster domain-containing protein: protein MKDVIIRPELCMGCRSCEVACAVSHSKSKNLFSALGEDPAPKKRISVEYMPAIEASVPITCRHCEDAPCVSVCPTKALSKDTATGTVNHNLERCVDCWTCSMVCTRFSSLYQLILASGCWTSSMANNYGVIDRRTEEGTVVRCDLCEGRELPACVEACPTHALVFFEVERRQEANSFSFS, encoded by the coding sequence ATGAAAGATGTGATTATCCGGCCTGAACTCTGCATGGGCTGCCGCTCCTGCGAGGTTGCTTGCGCTGTTTCCCATTCAAAGAGCAAAAACCTATTTTCAGCTTTAGGAGAAGATCCAGCCCCGAAAAAACGCATTTCTGTAGAGTATATGCCTGCCATTGAAGCCTCAGTGCCGATTACCTGCCGCCACTGCGAGGATGCACCCTGTGTTTCGGTTTGCCCCACAAAAGCTCTTTCGAAAGATACAGCTACCGGTACTGTAAACCACAATCTTGAGCGTTGCGTGGACTGCTGGACCTGTTCTATGGTCTGCACCCGTTTTTCTTCTCTGTACCAGTTAATTCTTGCTTCAGGATGCTGGACCTCTTCCATGGCTAACAATTACGGAGTAATTGACAGGCGCACCGAAGAGGGAACCGTGGTAAGATGTGACCTGTGTGAGGGCAGGGAATTACCCGCCTGCGTGGAGGCATGCCCTACACATGCTCTTGTGTTTTTTGAGGTAGAAAGGCGTCAGGAAGCAAATTCATTTAGCTTCTCCTGA
- a CDS encoding fasciclin domain-containing protein, producing the protein MGGKSIKKLGFLIVLLLAGMLFVSGCAEEPAGEDAGEEETSIIDNETGEGAIPGQEEESPIGGEEGIIPGEEEPALGENETGGDNQTIVETAEAAGYTTFASIVRDAGLEDTLNEGTYTVFAPTNEAFDALPEGTLNNLSEDNQDLNVMLTYHVVEGEYMASDLEDGQLLTTVQSEMIPVNITGEEIIIGNANVVEPDIIASNGVIHGINKVLIPPGL; encoded by the coding sequence ATGGGGGGAAAAAGTATTAAGAAACTTGGATTTCTGATAGTGTTGCTTTTAGCAGGAATGCTTTTCGTTTCCGGTTGTGCAGAAGAACCAGCAGGTGAAGATGCGGGCGAAGAAGAGACAAGCATTATTGACAATGAGACTGGTGAAGGGGCAATACCTGGTCAGGAAGAGGAATCTCCTATTGGAGGGGAAGAAGGAATAATTCCGGGTGAGGAAGAACCAGCCCTTGGTGAAAACGAAACCGGAGGAGACAACCAGACAATTGTTGAGACTGCAGAGGCTGCAGGATACACTACATTTGCTTCAATCGTAAGGGATGCAGGGCTTGAAGACACCCTGAACGAAGGGACATATACCGTCTTTGCTCCTACCAATGAAGCCTTTGATGCCCTTCCGGAAGGCACACTTAATAATCTCAGTGAGGACAATCAGGACCTGAACGTTATGCTGACTTACCATGTCGTAGAGGGAGAATATATGGCATCGGACCTTGAAGACGGGCAGTTGCTTACTACCGTGCAATCCGAGATGATTCCTGTAAACATCACAGGTGAGGAAATAATCATCGGAAACGCAAACGTTGTCGAACCTGACATTATTGCAAGCAATGGTGTTATTCATGGAATCAATAAAGTGCTGATTCCTCCTGGACTATAA
- a CDS encoding cytidine/deoxycytidylate deaminase family protein, producing MKSLDSVDYSVGSIIVDDESAIVAFGHNLAYFSSFRSDVHAETVTLNYFEEKNHKS from the coding sequence TTGAAATCCCTAGATTCGGTAGATTATAGTGTTGGAAGCATAATTGTCGATGATGAAAGCGCGATTGTAGCTTTCGGGCATAACCTTGCATATTTCTCTTCCTTTCGTAGTGATGTGCATGCGGAAACGGTAACATTAAATTATTTTGAAGAAAAGAACCACAAGTCATAA
- a CDS encoding pyridoxamine 5'-phosphate oxidase family protein, translating into MVKLSEEMKTAFSKVKIFPVATASKEGVPNVVPIGFCQLVDDGTIWIADNFMVKSLANLEENPNLAIYVWGPETGGCFQIKGKATIIRSGEKFDKMKVIVNTAKPGLPAKTLIEVAISEVFQCAPGLAAGKKLL; encoded by the coding sequence ATGGTAAAGTTAAGCGAAGAAATGAAAACTGCTTTTTCAAAGGTAAAGATCTTCCCTGTTGCAACGGCTTCAAAAGAGGGAGTTCCTAACGTAGTACCCATAGGCTTCTGCCAGCTCGTAGATGATGGGACTATCTGGATTGCAGATAATTTTATGGTTAAATCTCTGGCAAACCTGGAAGAAAACCCGAACCTTGCAATCTATGTGTGGGGTCCAGAGACAGGTGGTTGCTTCCAGATAAAAGGAAAAGCCACAATTATCCGTTCAGGCGAGAAATTTGATAAGATGAAAGTAATTGTGAACACCGCAAAACCAGGTCTTCCTGCAAAAACTCTCATAGAGGTAGCTATAAGCGAGGTATTCCAGTGTGCTCCAGGTCTTGCAGCTGGAAAGAAACTTCTGTGA